A region from the Oncorhynchus tshawytscha isolate Ot180627B linkage group LG26, Otsh_v2.0, whole genome shotgun sequence genome encodes:
- the LOC112225478 gene encoding hydroxyacid oxidase 2 isoform X1 — protein sequence MTTTREGTCCAEMAMVCLTDFEEYAKEHLSKATWDYYAAGADECCTRDDNLLAYKRIRLRPRILRDVSVCDTRTTVQGTEISFPVGIAPTAFHCLAWHEGEMATARATEAVNTCYITSTYSTCSVEEIAAAAPNGYRWFQLYVYRDRKLSESIIHRVEALGYKALVLTVDVPYTGKRRNDIRNQFKLPPHLKVKNFDGVFQEAAGPAGEEYGVPANTLDPSISWKDVYWLQSLTRLPIIIKGILTKEDAELAVEHGVQGIIVSNHGGRQLDGGPATIDALSEIVDTVQGRIEVYLDGGVRTGSDVLKAVALGAKCVFIGRPAVWGLAYKGEEGLKEVLHILNDEFRLSMALSGCRNVAEINRNLIQFSKL from the exons ATGACAACTACTAG AGAGGGGACCTGCTGTGCTGAGATGGCTATGGTATGTCTCACAGACTTTGAGGAGTATGCGAAGGAGCACCTCTCCAAGGCCACATGGGACTACTATGCAGCCGGAGCAGACGAGTGCTGCACCAGGGATGACAATCTGCTGGCCTACAAACG GATCCGTCTGCGACCACGGATTCTACGGGACGTGTCAGTGTGTGACACCAGGACCACGGTGCAGGGCACAGAGATCAGCTTCCCTGTGGGCATCGCCCCCACTGCCTTCCACTGCCTGGCCTGGCATGAGGGAGAGATGGCCACCGCCAGGG ctacGGAGGCAGTGAACACATGTTACATCACCAGTACCTACTCCACCTGCTCTGTGGAGGAGATCGCAGCTGCAGCACCTAATGGCTACCGCTGGTTCCAGCTCTATGTGTACCGGGACAGAAAGCTCTCTGAATCAATCATTCACCGTGTGGAGGCCCTGGGCTACAAGGCCTTGGTCCTCACCGTCGACGTGCCCTACACCGGGAAGCGGCGCAACGATATACGCAACCAGTTCAAGCTCCCGCCACACCTCAAGGTCAAGAACTTTGACGGTGTCTTCCAG GAGGCTGCCGGTCCTGCGGGTGAGGAATATGGGGTCCCTGCCAACACCCTGGACCCCTCCATCAGCTGGAAGGACGTGTACTGGCTGCAGTCTCTCACCCGCCTGCCCATCATCATCAAAGGCATCCTGACGAAGGAGGACGCTGAGCTGGCCGTGGAGCACGGCGTCCAGGGCATCATCGTGTCCAACCACGGAGGACGCCAGCTGGACGGAGGGCCCGCCACA aTAGATGCCCTGTCTGAGATTGTGGACACAGTGCAGGGGCGGATCGAGGTATATCTGGACGGGGGTGTCCGCACTGGTAGTGACGTGCTGAAGGCTGTAGCTCTGGGAGCCAAGTGTGTGTTCATCGGCAGGCCGGCCGTGTGGGGCCTCGCCTATAAG GGTGAAGAGGGGTTGAAGGAGGTACTACATATCCTCAACGATGAGTTCCGTCTGTCAATGGCTCTGTCTG GGTGCAGGAATGTGGCTGAGATCAACAGGAACCTCATCCAGTTCTCCAAACTGTAA
- the LOC112225478 gene encoding hydroxyacid oxidase 2 isoform X2 has protein sequence MAMVCLTDFEEYAKEHLSKATWDYYAAGADECCTRDDNLLAYKRIRLRPRILRDVSVCDTRTTVQGTEISFPVGIAPTAFHCLAWHEGEMATARATEAVNTCYITSTYSTCSVEEIAAAAPNGYRWFQLYVYRDRKLSESIIHRVEALGYKALVLTVDVPYTGKRRNDIRNQFKLPPHLKVKNFDGVFQEAAGPAGEEYGVPANTLDPSISWKDVYWLQSLTRLPIIIKGILTKEDAELAVEHGVQGIIVSNHGGRQLDGGPATIDALSEIVDTVQGRIEVYLDGGVRTGSDVLKAVALGAKCVFIGRPAVWGLAYKGEEGLKEVLHILNDEFRLSMALSGCRNVAEINRNLIQFSKL, from the exons ATGGCTATGGTATGTCTCACAGACTTTGAGGAGTATGCGAAGGAGCACCTCTCCAAGGCCACATGGGACTACTATGCAGCCGGAGCAGACGAGTGCTGCACCAGGGATGACAATCTGCTGGCCTACAAACG GATCCGTCTGCGACCACGGATTCTACGGGACGTGTCAGTGTGTGACACCAGGACCACGGTGCAGGGCACAGAGATCAGCTTCCCTGTGGGCATCGCCCCCACTGCCTTCCACTGCCTGGCCTGGCATGAGGGAGAGATGGCCACCGCCAGGG ctacGGAGGCAGTGAACACATGTTACATCACCAGTACCTACTCCACCTGCTCTGTGGAGGAGATCGCAGCTGCAGCACCTAATGGCTACCGCTGGTTCCAGCTCTATGTGTACCGGGACAGAAAGCTCTCTGAATCAATCATTCACCGTGTGGAGGCCCTGGGCTACAAGGCCTTGGTCCTCACCGTCGACGTGCCCTACACCGGGAAGCGGCGCAACGATATACGCAACCAGTTCAAGCTCCCGCCACACCTCAAGGTCAAGAACTTTGACGGTGTCTTCCAG GAGGCTGCCGGTCCTGCGGGTGAGGAATATGGGGTCCCTGCCAACACCCTGGACCCCTCCATCAGCTGGAAGGACGTGTACTGGCTGCAGTCTCTCACCCGCCTGCCCATCATCATCAAAGGCATCCTGACGAAGGAGGACGCTGAGCTGGCCGTGGAGCACGGCGTCCAGGGCATCATCGTGTCCAACCACGGAGGACGCCAGCTGGACGGAGGGCCCGCCACA aTAGATGCCCTGTCTGAGATTGTGGACACAGTGCAGGGGCGGATCGAGGTATATCTGGACGGGGGTGTCCGCACTGGTAGTGACGTGCTGAAGGCTGTAGCTCTGGGAGCCAAGTGTGTGTTCATCGGCAGGCCGGCCGTGTGGGGCCTCGCCTATAAG GGTGAAGAGGGGTTGAAGGAGGTACTACATATCCTCAACGATGAGTTCCGTCTGTCAATGGCTCTGTCTG GGTGCAGGAATGTGGCTGAGATCAACAGGAACCTCATCCAGTTCTCCAAACTGTAA